A region from the Paludicola sp. MB14-C6 genome encodes:
- the mltG gene encoding endolytic transglycosylase MltG, translating into MSEEQKNGQEPQQEKDSNQSNNDTQELKDIIKKKESFSLKLDEELNDIPDYSKEEISKPKFKSNTFVKVMSALIIIGIAVLLSITIIFAAQDIYGMGKQDRSITIDIPEKAGVIGIADILEDTGVINSSFFFKVYYKLSKQTGSMNYGRYELNSNMSYQNIIDNLAKYSATKEEVQVTIPEGFTIYQIAKRLQEKEVCKSSDFISALNKNSYGFEFEKEFTKNTLRYHKYEGYVFPETYKFYKNDNPQNVAKKMLGEFNKRVTQEMRDKMKQMGYTFEQAMTIASIVQKEAGKTSEMQKVASVYHNRLSNKGVYPNLQACPTRDYANELKVQMDVLNKDVIDAYNTYEAAGLPPGPICNPGLDAIEATLNPEKTDYYFFCTNLKTKEFYYAKTLKEHERNIYKAGLR; encoded by the coding sequence ATGAGTGAAGAACAAAAAAATGGACAGGAACCTCAACAAGAAAAAGATAGTAATCAAAGTAATAATGATACGCAAGAGTTAAAAGACATTATTAAGAAAAAAGAATCTTTTTCATTAAAATTAGATGAAGAGCTTAATGATATTCCTGATTATAGTAAAGAAGAAATAAGCAAACCTAAATTCAAAAGTAACACTTTTGTAAAAGTTATGTCAGCTTTAATTATTATAGGAATTGCTGTGTTGCTGTCTATTACAATTATTTTTGCTGCGCAAGATATATATGGAATGGGTAAACAAGATCGATCCATTACAATAGATATTCCTGAAAAGGCGGGAGTAATTGGAATAGCTGATATTCTAGAAGATACCGGTGTTATTAACTCATCTTTCTTTTTTAAAGTATATTATAAACTTTCCAAGCAAACGGGAAGTATGAATTATGGCCGTTATGAATTAAATTCTAATATGTCTTATCAAAATATCATTGATAATTTAGCAAAATATTCAGCTACGAAAGAAGAGGTTCAAGTTACAATTCCGGAAGGGTTCACTATCTATCAAATTGCTAAGCGACTACAAGAAAAAGAAGTATGCAAATCGTCTGATTTTATTTCTGCGTTAAATAAAAATAGTTATGGGTTTGAATTTGAAAAAGAATTTACGAAAAATACGCTACGATATCATAAATATGAAGGATATGTATTCCCAGAAACCTATAAGTTTTATAAAAACGATAATCCTCAAAATGTTGCTAAAAAGATGCTAGGTGAGTTTAATAAGCGTGTTACGCAAGAAATGCGTGATAAAATGAAACAGATGGGATATACATTTGAACAAGCAATGACAATCGCATCAATTGTTCAAAAGGAAGCTGGTAAAACTTCTGAAATGCAAAAGGTTGCATCTGTTTATCATAATCGTTTGAGCAATAAAGGCGTATATCCAAATTTACAAGCTTGCCCAACAAGAGATTATGCAAATGAGTTAAAAGTCCAAATGGATGTATTAAACAAAGATGTTATTGATGCATATAACACATACGAAGCTGCCGGATTACCTCCTGGACCTATATGTAATCCTGGCTTAGATGCAATAGAAGCAACTTTAAATCCGGAAAAAACAGATTATTATTTCTTCTGTACAAATTTAAAAACAAAAGAATTTTATTATGCAAAAACCTTAAAAGAGCATGAACGTAATATTTATAAGGCAGGATTAAGATAA
- a CDS encoding 5-formyltetrahydrofolate cyclo-ligase: MADIRLIKNELRSKYRKLREDMSAEQKQCYDQQIFNRLINTDHYKDAKTIITFVSTNLEVDTIQLINKAIEDHKRVAVPKCTNLIGNMEFYIINSLDDLEKSTFSLMEPNIKKSEKLMDYKDSICILPGFAFDREGYRIGFGKGYYDRFLNNYDGKKIAVCYNNCIANKLPRGRFDVAANFIVTPKYILTTK; encoded by the coding sequence ATGGCAGATATCCGATTAATTAAAAATGAATTGCGTTCAAAATATCGAAAACTAAGAGAAGACATGTCTGCTGAACAAAAACAATGTTACGATCAGCAAATTTTCAATAGATTGATTAACACTGATCATTATAAGGATGCAAAAACAATTATTACTTTTGTATCTACAAATTTAGAAGTAGATACAATTCAGTTAATTAACAAAGCAATTGAAGATCATAAAAGAGTTGCGGTACCAAAATGCACAAACCTTATTGGAAATATGGAGTTTTATATTATTAACTCGCTTGATGATTTAGAGAAATCCACATTTTCTTTAATGGAGCCGAATATTAAAAAAAGCGAAAAGCTGATGGATTATAAGGATTCAATATGTATTCTGCCAGGTTTTGCTTTTGATAGAGAGGGCTATCGAATCGGTTTTGGAAAAGGATATTATGACCGATTTTTAAATAATTATGATGGCAAAAAGATAGCGGTATGTTATAATAACTGTATTGCAAATAAATTGCCACGTGGTAGGTTTGACGTAGCAGCTAATTTCATTGTCACACCCAAATATATTTTAACGACTAAATAG
- a CDS encoding DJ-1 family glyoxalase III yields the protein MVAVFLAQGFEEVEAFTPLDYLRRCEELDVKTVGVTGKMVTGSHGITTIADLSLEELNLEELEMIILPGGMPGTINLEKSEKVQAIINYCIVNNIVIAAICAAPSILGHKGILNGKKASCYIGFEDELIGATVLNEPVVVDHNIITARGAGVANEFAFALIEKLLSKARAQKVKDSVLWQEK from the coding sequence ATGGTTGCAGTATTTTTAGCTCAAGGTTTTGAAGAAGTCGAAGCTTTTACACCGCTTGATTATTTAAGGCGATGTGAAGAATTAGATGTAAAGACAGTTGGAGTAACAGGGAAAATGGTAACAGGATCTCATGGTATAACAACAATTGCTGATCTTTCTTTAGAAGAGTTGAATTTAGAAGAATTAGAAATGATCATACTACCCGGCGGTATGCCTGGAACGATCAATTTAGAAAAATCAGAAAAAGTACAAGCTATAATTAATTATTGTATTGTAAATAATATAGTGATTGCAGCAATTTGTGCAGCACCTTCTATTTTAGGACATAAAGGTATTCTAAATGGTAAAAAGGCTTCTTGTTACATTGGATTTGAAGATGAACTTATTGGAGCTACTGTTTTGAACGAACCTGTAGTTGTTGATCATAATATTATTACCGCTAGAGGTGCAGGCGTTGCAAATGAGTTTGCTTTTGCTCTTATAGAAAAATTATTAAGCAAAGCAAGAGCACAAAAGGTAAAAGATTCTGTTTTATGGCAAGAAAAATAA
- a CDS encoding GNAT family N-acetyltransferase, whose amino-acid sequence MSIEVKHPQPHNVLAMKKIWQTCFGDDMSYIDFFFERCFNPEHALVAYYDYKPVAMMFLLPTSLKISEKEYMGAYIYAVATKPDYRGMGIMKLMEQKAVEVSTSKGIKYLCLVPQTKSLYHMYEKIGYKTTFYVTQKKYMPLGTPNSSEIMIENCNKIEFTTLRKKFVHQLNSFVEFDNELQEYRFEEFVHTGIHILKVTTTKTVGYIVGYQEKDCFVVKETSLDKDDLTKAMNVLVQKFKVTFVKVRGQKGVIDEILPFGMYKSLSPEIDDIYVKAKNPYMNLMLDYFEGE is encoded by the coding sequence ATGAGTATTGAAGTAAAGCATCCTCAGCCACATAATGTGTTAGCTATGAAAAAAATCTGGCAAACATGTTTTGGCGATGATATGAGTTATATTGATTTCTTTTTTGAAAGATGTTTTAATCCGGAACACGCATTAGTTGCTTATTATGACTATAAGCCTGTTGCAATGATGTTTCTATTGCCAACTTCACTTAAAATCTCTGAAAAAGAATATATGGGTGCTTATATTTATGCAGTTGCAACAAAACCTGACTATCGTGGTATGGGAATTATGAAGTTGATGGAACAAAAGGCAGTTGAAGTCTCAACTAGTAAAGGGATAAAATATTTATGTTTGGTTCCACAAACGAAGTCTTTATATCATATGTATGAGAAAATTGGTTATAAAACAACATTCTATGTTACACAAAAAAAATATATGCCTTTAGGAACTCCAAATTCAAGCGAAATTATGATTGAAAACTGTAATAAAATTGAATTTACAACACTTAGAAAGAAGTTTGTTCATCAATTAAATTCATTTGTTGAATTTGATAATGAATTACAGGAATATCGATTTGAGGAGTTCGTTCATACAGGAATTCACATATTAAAAGTTACAACTACAAAAACAGTTGGATATATTGTTGGCTATCAAGAAAAGGATTGCTTTGTAGTAAAAGAGACTTCACTTGATAAAGATGATTTAACGAAAGCAATGAATGTTCTTGTGCAAAAATTCAAAGTAACTTTTGTAAAAGTAAGAGGGCAAAAGGGCGTAATTGATGAAATACTTCCATTTGGAATGTATAAGTCTTTAAGTCCAGAAATAGATGACATATATGTAAAAGCAAAAAATCCTTATATGAATTTAATGCTTGACTATTTTGAAGGAGAATAA
- a CDS encoding DUF2156 domain-containing protein, translating into MSNIEFKNITLEDKKWIDPIVQQCDFMSCEYTFGNNFIWKNTYHVEVANVHGFYVAAVFEDGGVSFLYPAGKGDVKLVIDELLDYCNKNNYEFHMHSLQEECRAELETLYPGKFIFEENRDHADYIYTTEDLINLTGKKYHGKRNHIRRFKDNNWCFEPITEQNIKDCMDMSRQWCILNDCGQDESKKAESCAVRRSFEYFKELNFFGGLLRVDGKVVAYTIAEKLNDKTVVVHIEKAFSDIQGAYPTINQEFVTNMESSYKYVNREEDLGVEGLRKAKLSYYPSILLTKYGVRLK; encoded by the coding sequence ATGTCAAATATAGAATTTAAAAATATAACACTAGAAGATAAAAAATGGATTGATCCAATTGTACAACAATGTGACTTTATGTCTTGTGAGTATACGTTTGGAAATAATTTCATTTGGAAAAACACATATCATGTTGAAGTGGCAAATGTACATGGCTTTTATGTGGCTGCGGTTTTTGAAGATGGAGGCGTATCATTTTTATATCCGGCAGGAAAAGGTGATGTGAAGCTCGTTATTGATGAATTGCTAGATTATTGTAACAAGAATAATTATGAGTTTCATATGCACAGCTTACAAGAAGAGTGTAGAGCTGAATTAGAAACATTGTATCCCGGTAAGTTTATTTTTGAAGAAAATAGAGACCATGCAGACTATATCTATACTACTGAGGATTTAATTAACTTAACGGGTAAAAAATATCATGGAAAAAGAAATCATATTCGAAGATTTAAAGATAATAATTGGTGCTTTGAACCAATTACTGAACAGAATATAAAAGATTGTATGGATATGAGTCGTCAATGGTGTATCTTAAATGATTGTGGTCAAGATGAAAGTAAAAAAGCTGAATCATGTGCAGTTAGAAGAAGCTTTGAATACTTTAAGGAGTTGAATTTTTTCGGTGGATTATTGCGTGTTGATGGTAAAGTTGTAGCTTATACTATTGCCGAAAAATTAAATGACAAAACTGTTGTTGTTCATATAGAAAAAGCATTTTCAGATATTCAAGGCGCATACCCAACCATTAATCAAGAATTTGTGACTAATATGGAAAGCAGTTATAAATATGTTAATCGTGAAGAAGATTTAGGCGTAGAAGGGCTAAGAAAAGCCAAATTGTCATATTATCCATCTATATTGTTGACAAAATATGGAGTTAGATTAAAATGA
- the thyX gene encoding FAD-dependent thymidylate synthase: protein MKVTLLSHTPNPEKTIACAAKLCYANTTIGDLYDGLTDEKAENFVQMLSTIGHESPIEHVSFTFGIEGVSRAFLAQITRHRIASYSVQSQRYVKEDKFAFVIPPEIEADETAKELFLNAMDADIETYRKLTEILSKKHYETFLKEGQAEKEAKQKAEKKAIEDARFVLPNACDTQMIVTMNARSLLNFFQHRCCNRAQWEIKAVADEMLRLVCEVAPTLFSAAGPNCYKKACPEGKMSCGKITEMREFYTTLHENAEKRK, encoded by the coding sequence ATGAAAGTCACATTACTCTCTCATACACCCAATCCGGAAAAAACAATAGCGTGCGCAGCAAAACTTTGTTACGCCAATACAACAATAGGTGATTTATATGATGGACTAACGGACGAAAAAGCCGAGAACTTTGTTCAAATGCTTTCTACAATAGGCCATGAAAGTCCCATTGAGCACGTTAGCTTTACTTTTGGAATTGAAGGCGTTTCAAGGGCATTTTTAGCTCAAATAACAAGACATCGTATAGCCTCATATAGCGTACAAAGCCAACGTTATGTTAAAGAAGATAAATTTGCGTTTGTTATTCCACCAGAAATAGAAGCAGATGAAACGGCGAAAGAATTGTTCTTAAACGCTATGGATGCTGATATTGAGACTTATCGTAAATTAACTGAAATACTCTCTAAGAAACATTATGAAACCTTCTTAAAAGAAGGACAAGCAGAGAAAGAAGCTAAACAAAAAGCAGAAAAAAAGGCCATAGAAGATGCACGTTTTGTTTTACCAAATGCTTGTGATACACAAATGATTGTTACAATGAATGCAAGAAGCTTATTAAACTTTTTTCAACATCGTTGTTGCAATCGTGCACAGTGGGAAATAAAAGCTGTTGCTGATGAAATGCTTCGTTTAGTATGTGAAGTTGCGCCGACTCTATTTTCTGCTGCCGGACCGAATTGCTATAAAAAAGCTTGTCCTGAGGGTAAAATGTCTTGCGGCAAAATAACTGAAATGAGAGAATTTTATACCACTCTACATGAAAACGCTGAAAAAAGAAAATAA
- a CDS encoding DEAD/DEAH box helicase — translation MSNFEFSQYTTDYISGVMSLRKPQKDSLKLLEKIVNGITLNKSMDLEAVLQTVHTIAPICTDFERDFMSLTFALATGVGKTRLMGAFIAYLYTQHGIKNFFIVAPGTTVYDKLKRDLSDPSNHKYVFKGLGCFSKAPKVIADDEYRDRQISMYDSDVHIFVFNIDKFNKEDSQMKKINENLGDSFYQALANLPDLVLIMDESHHYRAEQGSKALNQLRPLMGLELTATPLANVNGKQEPFKNVVFEYPLSKAIEDGYTRTPFAVTRSDIDFYNFGDEQLDKMMLLDGISCHERAKNHLKVYADNHKDKKVVKPFMLVVCNNTDHANWVEKYIKSKEFKNGDYTNKTITIHSKKSGAESDFNTKLLLEVESADNPVEIVIHVNKLKEGWDVNNLYTIVPLRTAASKILREQMVGRGLRLPYGERTGDKEVDAVMLTAHDKFEDILKEAQKGDSIFKAGNVIKAEEMEPEFTVCTQLSLDMGKDDELKQAYERTGISKCDNMDFVFKKANEMISEQVFEYISNTSTHIVTKEQRTEITQKIVSQLSDDKDLGDVFKQNKCPLTAWLLEKTETTHRAALNKFIPIPRIKVTDAGVEEYCFVDFDINLTQFTHVPISNDLLIQNLEDMSDRERVKGSHIDFDGYSPTHVILQQLRMKPEIDYEKCSQLLYKLITQVCNHYKALYSENGMKNVVMMNKRDIANNIYTQMMQHFYCENGFLKEEVISTRNYNLRQTYTFTERKNLYESYSGNIRTILFEGIKYGVFNTAKFDSNPELLLARILERDASTGDVINWLRPAKQEFNITYNHGHQYEPDFVVETEDTIYLVEVKGEDKINDPNVIAKKNRGIKYCNIVSEWGKANNYKKWQYLFIPSMQLHENTSFKQLEKLFVELNLS, via the coding sequence ATGAGTAATTTTGAATTTTCTCAATATACCACCGACTATATTAGCGGAGTTATGTCATTAAGAAAGCCGCAAAAAGACTCATTAAAACTACTTGAAAAAATAGTAAATGGCATTACTTTAAACAAGTCTATGGACTTAGAAGCAGTTCTCCAAACAGTACATACTATTGCACCAATATGTACGGACTTTGAAAGAGATTTCATGTCTTTGACTTTTGCATTAGCAACAGGTGTAGGCAAAACTAGGTTAATGGGAGCTTTCATCGCTTATTTATACACACAACATGGTATTAAAAATTTTTTTATTGTTGCACCAGGAACGACTGTTTATGACAAATTAAAAAGAGATTTAAGCGATCCTTCCAACCATAAGTATGTTTTTAAGGGATTAGGATGTTTTAGTAAAGCACCAAAAGTAATTGCAGATGACGAGTATCGTGATAGACAAATTTCTATGTATGACTCCGATGTACATATCTTTGTGTTCAATATTGATAAATTTAATAAAGAAGACTCTCAGATGAAAAAAATAAATGAAAATCTCGGTGACTCTTTTTATCAGGCACTTGCTAATTTACCTGATTTAGTTTTAATAATGGATGAGTCACATCATTATAGAGCTGAACAAGGATCAAAAGCTTTAAATCAATTAAGACCGCTTATGGGATTGGAATTAACTGCTACACCTTTGGCCAATGTGAATGGAAAGCAAGAGCCTTTTAAAAATGTTGTTTTTGAATATCCACTTTCAAAGGCCATCGAAGACGGATACACAAGAACTCCATTTGCGGTTACTCGTTCTGATATTGATTTTTACAATTTTGGTGATGAACAGCTTGACAAAATGATGTTGCTTGATGGTATATCTTGCCATGAAAGAGCAAAAAACCATCTTAAAGTTTACGCTGATAATCATAAAGATAAAAAAGTAGTAAAACCGTTTATGCTTGTAGTATGTAATAATACTGATCATGCTAACTGGGTGGAAAAGTATATTAAGTCCAAAGAGTTCAAAAATGGTGATTATACGAATAAAACTATTACCATTCATTCCAAGAAAAGTGGAGCGGAAAGTGATTTCAATACTAAGTTATTACTTGAGGTTGAAAGTGCGGACAACCCTGTAGAAATTGTTATTCACGTAAACAAGCTGAAAGAAGGCTGGGACGTAAATAATCTATATACTATTGTTCCATTGAGAACTGCTGCATCGAAAATTTTGCGTGAACAAATGGTGGGCAGGGGACTAAGATTACCATATGGCGAACGCACAGGAGACAAAGAAGTAGATGCTGTTATGCTTACCGCACATGATAAGTTTGAAGATATACTGAAGGAGGCACAGAAAGGCGATTCTATTTTTAAGGCAGGAAATGTAATTAAAGCTGAAGAAATGGAACCTGAGTTTACGGTTTGCACACAACTGTCTCTTGATATGGGGAAAGATGACGAACTAAAACAAGCATATGAGCGTACAGGAATTTCAAAATGCGATAATATGGATTTCGTATTCAAAAAGGCGAATGAAATGATATCAGAACAAGTCTTTGAATATATTAGTAACACTTCAACACATATCGTAACTAAAGAGCAACGTACTGAAATTACACAAAAAATAGTAAGTCAGCTAAGTGATGATAAAGATTTAGGAGATGTATTTAAGCAAAATAAATGTCCATTAACGGCATGGTTACTTGAAAAAACAGAAACAACACATCGTGCCGCTTTGAATAAATTTATACCTATACCTCGTATCAAAGTTACAGATGCTGGAGTAGAGGAATATTGTTTTGTAGATTTTGACATCAATTTAACTCAATTCACTCATGTGCCAATTTCAAATGACCTACTAATACAGAACTTAGAGGATATGTCGGACCGTGAAAGAGTAAAAGGAAGCCATATAGATTTTGACGGTTATTCACCAACTCATGTTATATTGCAACAATTGAGAATGAAACCTGAAATTGATTATGAAAAATGTTCCCAATTACTGTATAAGCTAATTACACAAGTTTGCAACCATTATAAAGCTTTATACAGTGAAAATGGTATGAAAAACGTTGTTATGATGAATAAGCGTGACATTGCTAATAATATTTATACTCAGATGATGCAACATTTTTATTGTGAAAACGGATTCTTAAAAGAAGAAGTAATATCTACCCGAAATTATAATTTGCGTCAAACATATACTTTTACTGAGAGAAAAAACTTATATGAAAGTTACTCTGGAAATATTCGCACAATACTGTTTGAAGGTATTAAATACGGTGTATTTAATACTGCCAAATTTGACAGTAATCCTGAACTTTTGTTGGCACGTATTTTAGAAAGAGATGCAAGTACTGGAGATGTAATTAACTGGTTACGTCCTGCTAAACAAGAATTTAATATTACATATAATCATGGCCATCAATATGAACCGGATTTTGTTGTTGAAACAGAAGATACAATTTATCTTGTCGAAGTCAAGGGCGAAGATAAAATAAATGATCCTAATGTTATTGCGAAGAAAAATCGTGGCATAAAGTACTGTAATATAGTATCTGAATGGGGAAAAGCAAACAACTATAAAAAATGGCAGTATCTATTTATTCCTTCTATGCAGTTACATGAAAATACTTCATTCAAGCAATTAGAGAAGCTATTTGTTGAATTGAATTTAAGTTGA
- a CDS encoding site-specific DNA-methyltransferase, which translates to MNNNQKLELTWYGKEEPINVEPRLLIENTELSYNVDTENGITDNILIHGDNLLALKALESKFSGQVKCIYIDPPYNTGAAFEHYDDNLEHSIWLKLMKARLEILKKLLADDGLIFVQIDDNEQAYLKVMMDEIFGRNNFVNCICVKMSEASGTKMAHVEKKLPKLKEFILVYKKCSIKLNEIKIPKEKWDKEYKSVILGITEDELKYIKTIASKDDRSEDEVLECRKILDKATYTSLSNLYQENNIVNPQEKINFNYKNAYRIFQTVSMGSGTTQSINDSRKEYCKNVFFPHITSKKKMYIIRGDYDINMRKPRIQVLFADEYLEYNPCDLWTDIKTTGLDNEGNINFKNSKKPEKLIERILTLGSREGDLVLDSFLGSGTTAAVAHKMRRRWIGVEMGNHAYSHCKVRLDKVIAGEDMGGITKSVNWQGGGGYRFYELAPSLINKDEFGEPVINTEYSADMLASAVALHEDFKFQPDNNLFWKQSVGNENSYLFVTTRHLNIAYLESIKSTMEENEYLIIACRSFDKNLEKQYSNITVKKIPQMLLTKCEFGKHDYKLNIINPPVYEDEEEICNE; encoded by the coding sequence ATGAACAATAACCAAAAGCTTGAATTAACATGGTATGGTAAAGAAGAACCTATAAATGTTGAACCTCGATTACTAATTGAAAATACAGAACTTTCTTATAATGTTGATACCGAAAATGGTATAACTGATAATATTTTAATACATGGAGATAATTTACTGGCATTGAAAGCATTAGAGTCTAAGTTTTCTGGGCAAGTTAAATGTATTTATATCGATCCTCCATACAACACTGGTGCTGCATTTGAGCACTATGATGATAACTTAGAGCATTCTATATGGCTTAAATTAATGAAAGCAAGGCTTGAGATTCTAAAAAAATTACTTGCTGATGATGGCTTAATATTTGTTCAAATAGACGATAACGAACAAGCATACTTAAAAGTAATGATGGATGAAATTTTTGGAAGAAATAATTTTGTAAACTGTATCTGTGTTAAAATGTCAGAAGCGTCAGGAACAAAAATGGCTCATGTAGAAAAGAAGTTACCAAAATTAAAAGAATTTATATTAGTATATAAGAAATGTTCTATTAAGTTAAACGAAATTAAGATACCAAAGGAAAAGTGGGATAAAGAGTATAAGTCTGTAATACTTGGAATTACTGAAGATGAGCTTAAATATATCAAAACCATAGCTTCTAAAGATGATAGAAGTGAAGATGAAGTTTTAGAATGTAGAAAGATTTTAGATAAGGCTACATATACATCTTTATCAAATTTATACCAGGAAAATAATATAGTTAATCCACAAGAGAAAATAAATTTTAATTATAAAAATGCTTATCGGATCTTTCAAACTGTATCTATGGGGAGTGGCACAACTCAAAGTATAAATGATTCCAGAAAAGAATATTGTAAAAATGTTTTTTTTCCTCATATTACATCTAAGAAAAAGATGTACATAATACGAGGAGATTATGATATCAATATGCGTAAACCTCGTATCCAAGTATTATTTGCTGATGAATACTTAGAATATAATCCGTGTGATTTATGGACAGATATAAAAACTACTGGTTTAGACAATGAAGGAAACATAAACTTTAAAAATAGTAAAAAGCCAGAAAAATTAATTGAACGAATATTAACATTAGGTTCAAGAGAAGGGGATCTTGTTCTTGATAGCTTTTTAGGAAGTGGCACAACTGCTGCAGTTGCCCATAAGATGAGACGTCGATGGATTGGTGTTGAAATGGGCAATCATGCATATTCACATTGTAAAGTTAGACTTGATAAAGTTATTGCTGGCGAAGATATGGGTGGAATAACTAAATCAGTTAACTGGCAAGGTGGTGGTGGATATAGATTTTACGAACTTGCACCATCTCTTATCAATAAAGATGAGTTTGGTGAGCCTGTAATTAACACAGAGTACAGTGCAGATATGTTGGCATCTGCTGTTGCTTTGCACGAGGACTTTAAATTTCAGCCTGATAATAACTTATTTTGGAAACAATCTGTGGGTAATGAGAATTCTTATCTGTTTGTAACTACTCGCCATTTAAATATTGCGTATCTTGAGTCCATTAAAAGCACAATGGAAGAAAATGAATATCTTATTATTGCCTGCCGTTCATTCGATAAAAATTTAGAAAAACAATACTCAAATATTACAGTTAAGAAAATACCTCAAATGTTATTGACAAAATGCGAGTTTGGAAAACATGACTACAAATTAAATATAATCAATCCACCAGTATATGAGGACGAGGAGGAGATTTGTAATGAGTAA
- a CDS encoding SIR2 family protein, protein MKPIQKEEVFKLLCSASMQGTLGLFAGSGLTKALLQNTQVYKAYSWQELLEKCCEEMDIETDILKDKGSYPEIASKICKRYSVNNKKDFKVSVSVLKRTIAKLVTAYPSAETKEQYSKYFEKLNFNWVVTTNYDTMIESLIPESALSLCPEDSFKKTINLTPVYHIHGVKSNPESIIITNEDYVSLFRPNDYRQSRLPFLFKESTVLMVGYAFGDINVISAVDWSKNVYTNLIEENSSSIIQLLYTKTPQKEPYYDSDGIIIYETKSIESFFKELFASLDKFNMEHSDEVEKVKSKMSYLNTKTDKIFSNFIDNKDDRIQIIEFIGNLPTEYNYIYTSFTKFIREVMLYNINPLDFNPSFESIKIQLEILLDIIQYINYKNMTIDFFQLVADHLESLSFYIGNSNGKAHDAYDMWKERKKDIPSITLDELNKYAAVKQGGHTHLKGLLEIE, encoded by the coding sequence ATGAAACCAATTCAAAAGGAAGAAGTCTTTAAATTGTTGTGCAGTGCTTCAATGCAAGGCACTTTAGGATTGTTTGCTGGTTCAGGTTTAACTAAAGCATTATTGCAAAATACCCAAGTGTATAAAGCCTATTCATGGCAAGAGTTACTTGAAAAGTGTTGTGAAGAAATGGATATCGAAACAGATATTCTTAAAGACAAAGGATCATATCCAGAAATTGCTTCAAAAATATGTAAAAGATATTCAGTTAATAATAAAAAAGATTTTAAGGTATCAGTTTCAGTACTGAAAAGAACAATAGCTAAACTTGTTACTGCATATCCTAGTGCAGAGACTAAGGAACAGTACTCTAAATATTTTGAAAAGCTAAACTTTAATTGGGTTGTAACAACAAATTATGATACTATGATAGAATCTTTGATTCCAGAATCGGCACTTTCATTATGTCCTGAAGACAGTTTTAAAAAAACAATAAATCTAACACCAGTGTATCATATTCATGGAGTTAAAAGTAATCCTGAAAGTATTATTATTACAAATGAAGATTATGTTTCTTTGTTTAGGCCTAATGATTATAGACAATCACGGCTACCATTTTTATTCAAAGAATCTACGGTACTAATGGTTGGTTATGCCTTTGGAGATATAAATGTTATTTCTGCAGTCGATTGGAGTAAAAATGTATATACAAATTTAATTGAAGAAAATTCTTCTTCAATTATTCAACTTTTGTATACAAAAACTCCCCAAAAAGAACCTTATTATGATTCGGATGGTATTATCATCTATGAAACAAAAAGTATAGAGTCTTTCTTTAAAGAATTATTTGCTAGTTTAGACAAATTCAATATGGAGCATAGTGATGAAGTTGAAAAAGTTAAAAGCAAAATGTCTTATTTAAATACGAAAACGGATAAAATTTTTTCAAATTTTATTGATAATAAAGATGACCGTATTCAAATAATTGAATTTATTGGAAATCTGCCAACCGAATATAACTATATTTATACTAGTTTTACTAAATTTATAAGAGAGGTGATGCTTTATAACATAAATCCTTTAGATTTTAATCCTAGTTTTGAATCAATTAAAATTCAACTGGAGATATTGCTTGATATTATACAATATATCAACTACAAGAACATGACAATAGACTTTTTTCAGCTTGTGGCTGATCATTTAGAGTCCTTATCATTTTATATAGGTAATTCAAATGGAAAAGCTCATGATGCATATGATATGTGGAAAGAGAGAAAAAAAGATATCCCATCAATTACTTTAGATGAACTAAATAAGTATGCAGCTGTTAAGCAAGGTGGTCATACACATTTAAAAGGATTGCTTGAAATTGAGTGA